The Bacteroidota bacterium genome includes the window GTTTTGCCATCAATACACAAGTAAAATGTACCCGCCAAATCGTCTGAATAACGCCCTTTATTTGAAAAAAAACCGGCAGCCACCAAGTCCTGTTTTGAGTTAATCTTAAAACTCATATCCGAAATTGTTTTGCCTTCTAATTGAATATCAAATTCCTTTACAGCACTATTGTTGGGCTCCATCAAAAGTATTTTATAAAGATAGCTGGGTCTATCTTTAAACCAATTGCCTTTTTCACCAACAGTTTCAGTTAGCATGTAAAAGTTGCCACTTTTGTCAAGTACATAATCGTGTACCGTAAAATCTCCGCTTACAAAAGGTAATTCTATAGTTGAATTCTGGTACAACTCGTTGAGGTCTTGATCAATTATTTTATACGAAAATCGAGTATTTGTTCCTTTCTTGTTGAATTGGTTTTTAAAGACTAATATTTTACTGCTATCGGTTGAGAGTAGAAAAATAAAATCAAGCTTCTCTCCTTTGTTTTCGGCAAGCACTTCATCTAATTGTTTGCGGTCGTTATCAGGTTCTCCATCAGGTTTTACATGCTGTACATAAGCTGTTGTTATATTGTTTTCTTTGTTGTAAAACGAGGTAAACAGCAGCAATTTCCCACTAAGGCAAATCAAGTCTTCGAAGTGAACGTGCCTGTTCTCGCCTATTTCAGGCATTTTTAGTTCTTTCGAATAAATGAGCGACAGGGATTCGGCGTCATACTTTTCGAGGTATTGATCATTTGGACAAAAAGGACAAAACGGATTATAGGTATCTTTTACAAAATAAATGGAACGAGCGTCTCTTCCAACAAATCGTGCAGGGTAAAGCTTTTTATCAGCTTCTGTTTCGGGTCCCCACTGCACTTTTGCTGTTTGAGCATAAAGGGGTTTTACTTGTAAAGTAAAAAGTAAATAGAAAAAAATTTTTGTAGCAGCTTCAATACAGCAAAGCCTCTTGGGGCTATTTTAAATTGTGATATACGTTTTGTACATCATCATCGGCCTCAATTTTTTCAACCAAGGTCATAATTTCTTCACTTTGTGCCTCTGTTAGTTCTGTTTGATTTTGCGGAACCCGCATGTTTTCAGAACTAATAACGTTTATTTTTTTCTCCTCCAGCGCTTTGTGCATCATTCCAAAGTCATGAAAAGCGGTCTCCACAATAATTTCATTTTCGTCGTTTAGGTAAACATCCTGAGCTCCAAAATCAATTAATTCTAATTCCAACTCTTCAACATTTAATCCTTCTGATTTGATTTTAAAAACCCCTTTGCGTTCAAATAAAAAATCGAGCGAACCTGTTTTACCTAAGGTTCCGTTGCCTCTATTAAAATACATGCGAATATTGGCGACTGTACGAGTTGGATTATCGGTGGCACATTCAACTAAAATAGCAATTCCGTATGGTCCATAACCTTCATATACCACTTCTTCAAAGTCCTTTTCCTCTTTTGAAGAGGCTCTTTTTATTGCTGCCTCAATACGATCTTTAGGCATATTAATTCCCTTTGCGTTTTGCATAGCCATGCGCAAACGAGGATTCATGTTAGGGTCGGGCCCTCCTTGCTTCACAGCAATTGCAATTTCTTTTCCTGCACGAGTAAAACCTTTTGCCATTTTATCGTAACGGGCAAACATCTTATATTTTCGCTTTTCAAATACTCTTCCCATAAGGCTTGTTGTGTAAATATTTTTCAAAACTAAAAAATTCTACGCAGCATTTCAATTCTTATTCGGCAATATATGCATAATAACGATGCTCATTTTGCTATTTTTACCGCTGTTGTACATGGTTTTATTCACAACATCTCTTTGAATTTGGCGTTAGATGTTGTTTGCCCAATGGTTGATTTGAAAAAACTTTTTTTACTGGTAATTTTTCTTTTTGCTTTCGCTGATGCGGATGCCCAAGAATTGTTTTCGTCGAAACGAAAAAAAACTTTTCTTGTGCAATCAGATACGCTTCAACTCGACAGCTTGAGCATTGTTGCTGAAAGCCTTGTACTAACCGATAGTTTGGGCGGGCTTATTCCCGGTGAATATTACAAAGTTTTGGCAATTAGCGGGCAGCTCGTGTTTTTGCCTGAATTGTTGAAAGATAGTCTCCTTAGGCTAAAAACTATTGTAGCCAGTTATAGCGTTTTCCCGTTTTTGTTTGGGAAGGCTAAGTATCATAAAAATAGTACCTGGCTAAAACCAGATGAAACCGGTAAAGTAAA containing:
- a CDS encoding YebC/PmpR family DNA-binding transcriptional regulator, whose product is MGRVFEKRKYKMFARYDKMAKGFTRAGKEIAIAVKQGGPDPNMNPRLRMAMQNAKGINMPKDRIEAAIKRASSKEEKDFEEVVYEGYGPYGIAILVECATDNPTRTVANIRMYFNRGNGTLGKTGSLDFLFERKGVFKIKSEGLNVEELELELIDFGAQDVYLNDENEIIVETAFHDFGMMHKALEEKKINVISSENMRVPQNQTELTEAQSEEIMTLVEKIEADDDVQNVYHNLK